The DNA segment GCGTCGAGCACGGCGACGCGGTCGCAGACCTGTTTGATCACGTCCATCTGGTGCGTGATCAGCACGATGGTCAGGTTCAGTTCGCGATTGATGCGCCTGAGCAGTTCGAGAATCGCGCGCGTGGTCTCAGGATCGAGCGCGGACGTAGCTTCGTCGGAGAGGAGCACCTTCGGCTTGCTCGCCAGCGCGCGCGCAATGCCGACGCGCTGCTTCTGACCGCCGCTGATCTGCGCGGGATAGCGGTCCTTCTGTGCCGACAGACCGACCAGTTCGAGCAGCGGCAACACGTTCGCTTCGATCTCGTCGCGCTTCATCCCGGCCAGTTCGAGCGGCAACGCGACGTTCTCATAAACGGTACGCGACGACAGCAGATTGAAGTGCTGAAAGATCATGCCGATCTCGCGACGCGCGTCGCGCAGTTGCGCAGCGGGCAGCGTGGTCAGATCGCGACCGTTGACGACGATGTTGCCTTCGGTCGGACGGGTGAGCAGGTTGATGGTGCGCACGAGCGTGCTCTTGCCGGCGCCGCTGCGGCCGATGATGCCGAACACCTCGCCCGCCGGGATGGACAGATTGACGTTGTGCAGCGCCTCGACCCAGCCCCGGGGCCCGGCGAACCGCTGGGAGATATTGCGTATTTCGATCATGGAAAAACGAAACGGCGGAGATTGCCAGCGAGCGCGTTGCGCTCCCGACAAGCGGCCGCCGTTGCTTTTATTGGGATTTGAGGCGGCAATTCTACCGCAGCGTCGACATTCCGATTAATAATCAATTCCGATCTATTTATAACTGCGAGGCATTAGAGACGTGCGCGGTACGCCGGAGAAGCTGAAACGATGCGGCTGCAGATAGGATCGGTCGAACAACAACTACGTTTTTTTAAGGACTATTGGCAATCATGGCAACAACCCGGCCAGATAACGTTCGGCCAGGCGCGAACGTGCGCAAAGGCGGCAGCGCGCGCCGCTCGACCGTCGCGGCCCGCGACGGCGTCGACCTGCCGCTGTATCGGTGGCCGGCCACCGCACCCATGCGCGCGACGGTCGCGCTCGTGCACGGGCTCGCCGAGCA comes from the Paraburkholderia sp. PREW-6R genome and includes:
- a CDS encoding methionine ABC transporter ATP-binding protein produces the protein MIEIRNISQRFAGPRGWVEALHNVNLSIPAGEVFGIIGRSGAGKSTLVRTINLLTRPTEGNIVVNGRDLTTLPAAQLRDARREIGMIFQHFNLLSSRTVYENVALPLELAGMKRDEIEANVLPLLELVGLSAQKDRYPAQISGGQKQRVGIARALASKPKVLLSDEATSALDPETTRAILELLRRINRELNLTIVLITHQMDVIKQVCDRVAVLDAGRVVEEGKVIDVFLQPHHEVTRALIGDVIAQELPPAMKARVAERLKTGSGHLLRLAFTGSGVDQPILSETIRRYELDFNILHGQIDEIQGQAFGSLAVLAGGEPVKVAQALTYLREQGVVVEELSYVE